Proteins encoded in a region of the Onthophagus taurus isolate NC chromosome 10, IU_Otau_3.0, whole genome shotgun sequence genome:
- the LOC111419961 gene encoding coiled-coil domain-containing protein 174 yields the protein MSTYEISKSSLLSLKAEILRKQDEVTKAKLQNKAKSVQESRKSTPLELKNKGVTERSKLDEVEDEDLLKKSRDVLQAKSKLYEQLEQGKKKRGSERFLVQFGRKLTNAKPPDDSNEEDDYDHYPESDEERHFSDEYEPAKNREDEWVEYTDCLGRTRKCLRKDLEHIKEKDVELKKTIKKKQEKSDDKIDEIEKNEEKVKDNDIKFDENSELLSNDMRTELLRQKWEKEEEELTKKSDVHYQDILFDEARVHGVGYYGFSKDERQRTRQQEALKKLREETQREQQKAEDKKKLRDAQLAARAKAARNRKRERMGLPPEEESEQTDEVIEKNLEDNQSKSTPQEIEADRKREEQRKRHIRPWDIGKEGVKEELTQEEWVYKKRRERNDEFAPPKAYNERKKRVDNKFKVDTSKPPPKINNPAKKLNPYKEKTQFQRRPIINECSDSNSDSNSDSDELMRGSYEEDKRGKGVEIAPPPTFDYYGPSGSKKLKTSKPKEDIAESITAGLQFLRQQSEKKGRNRDDDMFVT from the exons ATGAGTACGTACGAAATAAGTAAATCATCT TTACTGAGTTTAAAAGCGGAAATTTTACGAAAACAAGATGAAGTAACGAAAGCTAAGCTTCAAAATAAAGCGAAATCGGTTCAAGAATCCCGGAAAAGTACCccgttggaattaaaaaataaagggGTAACCGAACGATCGAAGCTTGATGAAGTGGAGGATGAAgatttgttgaaaaaatcGCGAGATGTTTTACAAGCCAAATCGAAATTGTACGAACAATTAGAACAAGGAAAGAAAAAGAGAGGTAGCGAAAGATTTTTGGTCCAATTTGGAAGGAAATTGACGAACGCAAAACCTCCCGATGACTCAAATGAAGAAGACGATTACGATCATTACCCCGAAAGTGACGAAGAAAGACACTTTTCCGACGAATACGAACCTGCCAAAAATCGTGAGGATGAATGGGTTGAGTACACGGATTGTTTAGGAAGAACGAGGAAATGTTTAAGGAAAGATTTAGAACacattaaagaaaaagacGTGGAGTTAAAGAAAacgattaaaaagaaacaagaaaaaagcgatgataaaattgatgaaatcgAAAAGAATGAGGAAAAAGTTAAAGACAATGATATCAAATTCGACGAAAACTCTGAATTATTATCAAACGACATGAGAACAGAGCTTTTACGACAAAAATGGGAAAAAGAAGAGGAAGAATTAACCAAAAAAAGCGACGTTCATTACCAAGATATCCTCTTCGACGAAGCTAGAGTCCACGGCGTGGGTTATTACGGCTTCTCAAAAGACGAGCGTCAAAGAACGCGTCAACAAGAAGCCCTAAAAAAACTTCGCGAAGAAACGCAACGCGAACAACAAAAAGCggaagacaaaaaaaaattaagagacGCTCAATTAGCAGCTAGGGCGAAAGCGGCGAGAAATCGAAAACGAGAAAGAATGGGATTACCCCCAGAAGAAGAATCAGAACAAACTGACGaagttattgaaaaaaatttagaagatAATCAATCAAAAAGTACCCCGCAAGAAATTGAAGCAGATCGTAAACGCGAAGAACAAAGAAAACGACATATTAGGCCGTGGGATATTGGAAAAGAAGGTGTTAAAGAAGAGTTGACCCAAGAAGAATGGGTTTATAAGAAACGAAGGGAAAGAAACGATGAATTCGCACCTCCTAAAGCGTATAATGAGCGAAAGAAACGAgttgataacaaatttaaagttgataCATCAAAACCACCCccgaaaattaataatcctgcaaagaaattaaatccttataaagaaaaaactcaGTTTCAAAGAAGGCCGATTATTAACGAATGTTCTGATTCAAATTCTGATTCAAATTCTGATTCTGATGAATTAATGAGAGGAAGTTATGAGGAAGATAAACGCGGAAAAGGTGTTGAGATTGCCCCTCCGCCTACTTTTGATTATTATGGGCCAAGtggaagtaaaaaattaaaaacgtccAAGCCAAAAGAGGATATTGCAGAATCTATTACAGCTGGGTTGCAGTTTTTGAGGCAACAGTCCGAGAAAAAGGGCAGAAATCGGGACGATGATATGTTTGTAACTTAA